One stretch of Schlesneria sp. DSM 10557 DNA includes these proteins:
- a CDS encoding S1/P1 nuclease has translation MLAFLLLLSGSSEGRAWNDAGHMTIARIAWDELTPTEQASVVAILNEHPHRERLLLKGKPSSVSEQEWIFLKASVWPDDVRPPKSSTREDHSRHPIYKYHRSTWHYVNFAYTAGQKGERLPEHHLSDESNILNELDQTMKVLVDGRRDPQRVPKVTDAQNRAIRMAWLMHLIGDLHQPMHVVALVDRKLFPDSPHHDQGGNRLAVRKDAESPPKNLHRIWDEMFSDDSRFDQIRQQAERIARDPALKQATASDLTTHLTFRDWAGESYRVAKTSAYLDGKLPLVLLDPSAVKPLSDADVPLFPPEGLQRARRSAQERILLAGRRLAVKLREVIHR, from the coding sequence ATGCTCGCATTTCTCCTCCTGCTGAGCGGAAGCAGTGAGGGACGTGCCTGGAATGATGCGGGCCACATGACGATCGCCCGCATCGCCTGGGACGAGTTAACCCCGACCGAACAGGCGTCTGTTGTCGCCATTCTCAATGAGCATCCGCATCGTGAACGACTGCTGCTAAAGGGGAAACCTTCATCGGTCTCAGAGCAGGAATGGATTTTTCTCAAGGCATCAGTCTGGCCCGATGACGTCCGCCCCCCTAAGTCATCCACCCGCGAGGATCATTCCCGGCACCCGATCTATAAGTACCACCGCAGTACGTGGCACTATGTCAATTTCGCGTATACGGCGGGGCAGAAGGGTGAACGACTTCCTGAGCATCATCTGTCGGACGAGTCAAACATCCTCAATGAACTCGATCAGACGATGAAGGTTCTCGTGGATGGACGTCGGGACCCGCAGCGAGTTCCCAAAGTCACTGACGCACAAAATCGAGCAATCCGAATGGCCTGGCTGATGCACCTCATCGGCGACCTGCACCAGCCGATGCACGTCGTCGCACTGGTCGATCGCAAGTTGTTTCCCGACTCGCCCCATCACGATCAGGGTGGTAACCGGCTGGCGGTTCGGAAGGACGCTGAGTCGCCCCCCAAGAACCTGCATCGAATCTGGGATGAAATGTTCTCGGACGACTCCCGCTTTGATCAGATCCGGCAACAGGCAGAAAGAATTGCCCGCGATCCGGCTCTCAAGCAGGCAACCGCGTCTGATCTGACCACGCACCTCACGTTTCGCGACTGGGCGGGCGAAAGTTATCGTGTCGCCAAAACTTCGGCTTATCTCGATGGAAAACTGCCGCTTGTGCTTCTGGATCCTTCCGCAGTCAAACCCCTGTCAGACGCCGACGTTCCCCTTTTCCCGCCCGAGGGACTCCAGCGAGCCCGGCGCAGTGCGCAGGAACGGATCCTGTTGGCCGGCCGTCGACTCGCTGTAAAACTGAGGGAAGTGATTCACCGATAA
- a CDS encoding glucose-6-phosphate isomerase — MSANSTWFRYCQYLVSDRQLGFSLDISRVRFNEADLASLLPRVEAAIGAMEALERGAIANADENRMVGHYWLRAPELAPSAEIAADIRQTQGRIIEFAKEIHEGVVQGAEGRFQFLLVIGIGGSALGPQFVAQALGSPLDEILPFFIDNTDPDGIDQVLGELDGQLGSTLVLVISKSGGTPETRNGMLEVQKAYQAAGLNFAEHAVAITQDGSKLHQTATSENWLKTFPMWDWVGGRTSVLSAVGLLPAALQGIAVEDLLAGAAAMDRLTRITDPWKNPAGLLALIWFHIGNGQGAKDMVILPYKDRLSLFSRYLQQLVMESLGKELDRQGKVVHQGLAVYGNKGSTDQHAYVQQLRDGIANFFVTFIQVLKDREDPSLEVEPGITTGDYLHGLYLGTREALGDNRRDTITITIDEVNGRSVGALIALYERAVGLYAELINVNAYHQPGVEAGKKAAAVVLELQSLILGHLKGLSEPQTAEQIAAGIEQPDEVEWVFKILQHLAANPSRGVVQTTGDTPNLAKFRAVS; from the coding sequence ATGTCTGCTAACTCGACATGGTTTCGCTATTGCCAGTATCTGGTTTCTGACCGGCAGCTCGGATTTTCGCTCGATATCAGTCGTGTTCGGTTTAATGAGGCAGACCTGGCATCGTTACTTCCGCGAGTCGAGGCGGCGATCGGTGCGATGGAAGCACTGGAACGGGGGGCCATTGCCAACGCCGATGAGAACCGGATGGTGGGTCATTACTGGCTGCGGGCTCCAGAACTCGCCCCATCCGCCGAAATTGCGGCAGACATCCGCCAGACCCAGGGTCGCATTATCGAGTTTGCGAAAGAGATTCATGAAGGGGTCGTCCAGGGGGCGGAAGGCCGGTTCCAGTTCCTGCTGGTGATCGGAATCGGTGGCTCGGCGCTAGGCCCTCAATTCGTGGCTCAGGCTCTGGGCTCACCGCTTGACGAGATTCTTCCGTTTTTCATCGATAACACCGATCCCGACGGGATCGATCAAGTTCTGGGAGAACTCGACGGCCAGCTCGGAAGTACACTGGTGCTTGTCATCTCCAAGTCCGGGGGAACGCCCGAGACACGAAACGGAATGCTGGAAGTCCAGAAGGCATATCAGGCAGCCGGACTCAACTTTGCCGAACATGCCGTGGCGATTACCCAGGACGGAAGCAAGCTGCATCAGACCGCCACGAGCGAAAACTGGCTCAAGACATTTCCGATGTGGGATTGGGTCGGTGGTCGCACATCGGTTCTCTCGGCGGTGGGGCTGCTTCCCGCAGCTCTGCAGGGGATTGCGGTGGAAGACCTGCTGGCGGGTGCGGCGGCCATGGACCGTCTGACCCGCATCACGGACCCCTGGAAGAACCCGGCCGGACTGCTCGCCTTGATCTGGTTTCACATTGGCAACGGCCAGGGTGCGAAGGATATGGTGATTCTGCCGTACAAGGATCGACTTTCTCTCTTCAGCCGGTATTTGCAGCAACTCGTGATGGAGTCGCTCGGGAAAGAGCTTGATCGGCAGGGAAAAGTCGTCCATCAGGGACTCGCCGTTTACGGTAATAAAGGCTCCACCGATCAGCATGCCTATGTTCAGCAACTTCGAGACGGGATCGCGAACTTCTTCGTGACGTTCATTCAGGTCCTGAAAGATCGGGAAGATCCGTCACTGGAAGTTGAGCCCGGAATTACCACGGGCGACTATCTGCATGGTCTTTATCTCGGAACACGCGAAGCGCTGGGAGATAACCGGCGTGATACGATCACAATTACGATCGACGAAGTGAATGGCCGCAGCGTCGGTGCCCTGATCGCACTCTACGAACGCGCCGTGGGACTGTATGCAGAACTGATCAACGTCAACGCGTACCACCAGCCCGGCGTCGAAGCAGGCAAGAAAGCCGCAGCGGTTGTGCTCGAGCTTCAATCTCTGATTCTTGGTCACCTGAAGGGACTGAGCGAACCTCAAACGGCCGAACAGATTGCTGCGGGAATTGAGCAGCCTGATGAGGTCGAATGGGTCTTCAAAATCCTGCAACATCTGGCTGCCAACCCCAGCCGGGGAGTGGTCCAGACCACCGGCGACACTCCTAATCTCGCCAAGTTCCGAGCAGTCTCTTAG
- a CDS encoding bis(5'-nucleosyl)-tetraphosphatase: MLQVKSCGVIVFRRMPELSFLLMKHPHRYDLPKGHTEEGETELQTALREMWEETGIPQEAVKIDPEFRYEEKYYPVEPRFGHERVEKTLVIFLGWISENFPISVTEHAGHEWKRWHPPHDVQRFTINPLLEAILRHFMTHPLPND, from the coding sequence ATGCTTCAAGTGAAATCATGCGGCGTGATTGTCTTCCGTCGTATGCCCGAGTTGTCGTTTTTGCTCATGAAACACCCACATCGATATGATCTTCCCAAAGGTCATACCGAAGAGGGTGAAACCGAACTGCAAACGGCACTGCGCGAAATGTGGGAAGAGACCGGCATCCCTCAGGAGGCTGTCAAAATTGACCCGGAATTCCGCTACGAAGAGAAGTACTATCCCGTCGAACCCCGATTCGGCCACGAGCGTGTCGAGAAGACATTGGTCATCTTTCTGGGTTGGATTTCCGAAAATTTTCCCATCTCAGTCACCGAACATGCCGGGCACGAATGGAAGCGGTGGCATCCGCCGCACGACGTGCAGCGATTCACCATCAATCCCCTGCTGGAAGCGATCCTGCGACATTTCATGACGCATCCCCTTCCCAACGACTAA
- a CDS encoding universal stress protein: MKIAIRRILFPTDFSAPAKEAQLYAMSLADRFGAELHLLHVVPLVIPYPDASFPWVVPEKEMQLQVDAAQQHLVKELDPEWAKDHTVVYKAVMGLAVDEILGYVKEHEIDLIVVGTHGHSGLARMLIGSVAEKLVRTSSCPVLTVHPTGHQFVIESPEERASKRPS, encoded by the coding sequence ATGAAGATCGCGATTCGTCGAATTTTGTTCCCCACGGACTTTAGTGCTCCCGCCAAAGAAGCCCAGCTCTACGCGATGTCACTCGCTGACCGCTTCGGTGCCGAACTTCATCTGCTGCATGTCGTTCCCCTCGTGATTCCGTACCCTGATGCCTCATTCCCCTGGGTCGTGCCGGAAAAGGAGATGCAGTTACAGGTGGATGCCGCTCAGCAGCATCTGGTGAAAGAGCTGGACCCGGAATGGGCGAAAGATCATACCGTGGTGTACAAAGCCGTCATGGGCCTCGCCGTCGATGAGATTCTCGGCTATGTCAAAGAGCACGAAATTGACCTGATCGTCGTCGGGACGCACGGCCACTCCGGGCTGGCACGCATGCTGATCGGTTCCGTTGCCGAGAAACTGGTTCGCACCTCAAGCTGCCCGGTGCTGACCGTCCATCCAACCGGACATCAGTTCGTGATCGAGTCGCCTGAAGAGCGTGCCTCGAAACGGCCATCCTGA